Below is a genomic region from Culicoides brevitarsis isolate CSIRO-B50_1 chromosome 2, AGI_CSIRO_Cbre_v1, whole genome shotgun sequence.
taattgaataaaagtttaataaaaaaaattgaaaaaattaaaaaaaaaaaagttttttttgctttttagttCTGATATGAGTCATAGATAAGATTTTTGCGGAAAAACGTgcaacaaatattatttatagataatttctatttatagctcagaacaaaaaaatcacaaaatattgttttaccCCCACAATTTTTATCGAgaaattctgatttttttttatctatttatgACGTTTTATTTGCGCAAATTACGTGATAAAAACAATCAGTTTTAATAACCGCGATGGTGTTCGGATTAGTTTACATTTAATTAGCAAATGATACCTGAATTAACGTTTACAcgcattttcatgtttttttcaatcttcattctatttatttagaattttcattaaaaagtcatgaagaaaaattaatatttaatttaaaaaatatttaaaaaaacaatcaatttttttttaaattacaatttttttgagaaataaattaaaccttaaaaaaactaaataaatttaaaaaaaaatcattgaaaaaaataaaattcaaataaaatcctgttgtgataaaaaaaaatattaaaaataaaaatttactcaccTGATGGACGAATCTATGTAAATTCTAATTGCAGACAAATAAAAAGTGCGCCTACAAAAGATAAGCGCTAATCCTTCATTCTTATCTTTGATGTTtccccttaaaaaaaaaacacgaaaaaagacAATCAATTAAATGGCGCTCTGTTTGTATAAAAGAATGATTagaaaacgataaaatttcaGTCTTTCTTCAGCATTTGGGCAAATATTTCGCTCATgcgaaaattattatgaatattttgcgatattaattttgtgaatttagaatttttgtgatGGGTCATTTTTCGATTTgggtaagaaaataaaaaaaaaattttattatttttaaataaaaaaaaatatttttttactacgaaaaaaataaatagattaataaatttaaataatttaaaaaaattaaataaattaaaaaaaaaattaaattaattaaaataattttttttcttataaaaaaaaagtgacataaatattttttttaaataaatatttaaattttaatttttcagggaacttttttaatttttgtgttaagtCTTGCCTTTGTACGATTCGTCACAAGTGAAAATAATGAACGAATCAGTAAATTTCTGCTGATGTCACCAAAGGAACGTATGGAATTAATTCGTGCGGCAATTATGAACTACGGACCTGTTAACCAAAATCATTTTGGAGAAGATGATTCTGagtaattttacatttttttttatgtaaaaatttaaaattttaatttttcttaacgaatttttagtgaatttttcgATTCCTCCCCTTATGGCCCTGATCCAGAGCTAAATCCAAATCTCCCGTATAACATCCAGAACGTTCGGAGTGTCGGAGAGCCAAAAGGCAATCAACGCCGCGATGTGAATGACAAACAGCCACATTTTCAGCCATTATGCGAAACTTATCGCAGATCCGTCAAATTGGATAACATGTTTTATGAATATCGGCCGAATCATTACGATGAGGTTTATTGCGTTTATCCCTATGTTGCAGACCAAAATGTGGACaataatgtaagttttttcgaatatttgaaaaaaattagaaaaaaaaattttttgaaaaatttcaggtCTGTAACGAAGGAGGTTTTCATTGCATCCAACTGAATCGAACGATTTTCGTGACAAAACGTGAAAAAGGTTCGAGCTGTTGGGAGGTCGAACATCGCAGAGTTGCTTCTGGCTGTGAGT
It encodes:
- the LOC134831951 gene encoding uncharacterized protein LOC134831951, coding for MGHFSIWGTFLIFVLSLAFVRFVTSENNERISKFLLMSPKERMELIRAAIMNYGPVNQNHFGEDDSDEFFDSSPYGPDPELNPNLPYNIQNVRSVGEPKGNQRRDVNDKQPHFQPLCETYRRSVKLDNMFYEYRPNHYDEVYCVYPYVADQNVDNNVCNEGGFHCIQLNRTIFVTKREKGSSCWEVEHRRVASGCECMWPKHYRGDIQFFQ